A single Vulcanisaeta distributa DSM 14429 DNA region contains:
- the dnaG gene encoding DNA primase DnaG gives MGALTIVAKYLIVANVEVQGTVEKYDIIGALFSQTEGLLGNELDLRELQMNGRIGRIEVETEYKGDKTVGKVYIPSNLDRYETALVAAMIETVDKVGPYNAKVQVVEIKDLREEKRKKIFDRARELLKLVEHEALPDTKELITKFMESIRETEVIEYGPEKLPAGPEVDTADTIIIVEGRADVLNLVKHGFKNVIGLGGSSGGVPKTVVELSKKKTTIAFVDGDRGGEMLLKELLKYADIDYIARAPPGKEVEQLTAKEITKALRNKVPAEEYLASLEKRERKMIEEARQQAQQEIPQAQAIEVPIQEQPQQAEKVQVLPQPQPIQPTPPAMQAQVTPQQTTQPQQLSQPSPEIPQLPPNVIDEMKKLGGTLEAIIYDDHWTEIKRIPVRDLVDTLQQLPNAYAVIFDGVCTQRLVDVASSKGVKLLIMSRVGNITKVPTDMLIMTIDEYLSKAGAGTGAK, from the coding sequence ATGGGAGCCTTAACAATCGTGGCTAAATACCTCATAGTAGCTAACGTGGAGGTTCAGGGAACAGTGGAGAAATACGACATAATAGGCGCACTGTTTAGTCAAACCGAGGGCCTACTAGGCAATGAACTTGACCTAAGGGAACTTCAAATGAATGGCAGGATAGGCAGGATAGAGGTTGAGACTGAGTATAAGGGCGATAAGACCGTCGGTAAGGTATACATACCATCAAATCTAGATAGGTATGAGACAGCCCTCGTCGCTGCTATGATCGAGACCGTGGATAAGGTTGGTCCCTATAATGCTAAGGTTCAGGTAGTCGAGATTAAAGACCTAAGGGAGGAAAAGAGGAAGAAGATCTTTGATAGAGCCAGGGAATTACTTAAGCTCGTTGAGCACGAGGCATTGCCGGATACTAAAGAGTTGATTACGAAGTTCATGGAAAGCATTAGGGAGACCGAGGTCATTGAGTACGGGCCTGAGAAGCTACCCGCGGGGCCTGAGGTTGATACGGCCGATACCATAATAATCGTTGAGGGTAGGGCCGATGTACTTAACCTGGTCAAGCATGGCTTCAAGAACGTGATAGGACTTGGTGGCTCAAGCGGTGGTGTTCCTAAGACGGTTGTTGAGCTGAGCAAGAAGAAGACAACGATAGCGTTTGTAGACGGAGATAGGGGTGGCGAAATGCTGCTCAAGGAGTTACTTAAGTATGCAGACATTGATTATATAGCCAGGGCGCCACCTGGCAAGGAGGTTGAGCAGTTAACGGCTAAGGAAATAACGAAGGCCCTTAGGAATAAGGTACCGGCTGAGGAATACCTGGCAAGCCTTGAGAAGAGGGAGAGGAAGATGATTGAGGAGGCTAGGCAGCAGGCTCAGCAGGAAATACCGCAGGCCCAGGCCATAGAGGTTCCAATACAGGAACAGCCACAACAGGCCGAGAAGGTCCAGGTATTGCCACAACCACAGCCAATACAGCCAACACCACCGGCGATGCAGGCCCAGGTAACGCCTCAACAAACGACCCAACCTCAGCAACTAAGTCAACCAAGCCCTGAGATTCCTCAATTACCTCCAAATGTCATTGATGAGATGAAGAAGCTTGGTGGAACCCTGGAGGCCATAATATATGATGACCACTGGACTGAAATAAAGAGAATACCCGTGAGAGACCTCGTTGATACACTACAGCAACTGCCCAATGCATATGCCGTAATATTTGATGGAGTTTGCACACAGCGTCTCGTGGATGTCGCATCGAGTAAAGGCGTTAAGTTATTGATAATGTCGAGGGTAGGCAATATAACGAAGGTACCCACTGACATGTTGATAATGACGATCGATGAGTACCTAAGTAAGGCTGGGGCGGGCACAGGGGCTAAGTGA
- the map gene encoding type II methionyl aminopeptidase translates to MSTDLLKIYERLGAIARDALNYAMSIVEPGMPVLELCEKVENRIRQSGAKPAFPVNISINDVAAHYTATIGDKSVIPKGAVVKIDLGAHIDGYIVDTAVTVTFNPMYSQLIKASMKALEAAQLSMKPGATLASIGAQIERAIKSFGFKPIKNLSGHLIRKYVLHAGKSIPNYDNGDRQRIIEGEVYAVEPFSTNGAGYVDDGPQVTIYHLFKDPSPKDPHYDVLTYIINEIGPLPFTPRWLVSKFGEEVGNVISELYVKDYVYGYPVLIEHGKGLVAQVEDTFIITKDGAIPVVNVLSLLK, encoded by the coding sequence GTGTCTACGGACTTATTGAAAATTTATGAAAGACTTGGCGCCATTGCCAGGGATGCCCTTAACTACGCAATGTCCATAGTGGAACCTGGAATGCCAGTACTTGAGCTATGCGAGAAGGTTGAGAATAGGATTAGGCAGAGCGGTGCGAAGCCCGCGTTTCCCGTCAATATTAGTATTAATGATGTTGCCGCTCATTACACAGCCACCATAGGTGATAAGTCGGTGATACCGAAGGGCGCGGTGGTGAAGATAGACCTTGGCGCCCACATTGATGGTTACATAGTGGATACCGCAGTCACAGTCACCTTTAACCCAATGTACAGCCAATTAATTAAGGCATCAATGAAGGCGCTGGAGGCGGCGCAATTAAGCATGAAGCCTGGAGCCACATTAGCATCGATTGGCGCTCAAATAGAGAGGGCCATAAAGTCCTTTGGATTTAAGCCAATTAAGAACTTGAGCGGTCATTTAATAAGGAAGTACGTACTCCACGCAGGTAAGTCAATCCCCAATTACGATAATGGCGACCGACAGAGGATAATCGAGGGTGAGGTATATGCGGTAGAACCATTCTCAACTAATGGCGCTGGTTACGTGGATGACGGGCCGCAAGTCACTATTTACCACTTGTTCAAGGATCCAAGCCCTAAGGATCCCCATTATGACGTACTTACGTATATAATTAATGAGATTGGTCCATTACCATTCACCCCCAGGTGGCTTGTCTCGAAGTTTGGTGAGGAGGTTGGTAATGTAATAAGTGAGTTGTACGTGAAGGATTATGTTTATGGTTACCCAGTATTGATTGAGCATGGCAAAGGTCTGGTGGCTCAGGTTGAGGATACGTTCATAATAACTAAGGATGGGGCTATCCCCGTCGTGAATGTGCTTTCACTATTAAAGTGA
- the uppS gene encoding polyprenyl diphosphate synthase: MQGALPIHIGVIPDGNRRWARKVGLPITEAYRIGSDKVEEFLDWSLDFGIKIVTVYVLSTENFLRRSKLELDLLYRLLKEKLIKVRKDERIHRNRVRVRVIGRTWLLPEDVRREIALTEEATANYSDHYLNLAVVYGGRQEIIDAIKKILVDYNSGKLNISDLNEDTLFRYLYIGDEPYPEPDLIIRTGGEHRISNFLLYETAYSELYILNKYWPEITKEDLKQALDDYSRRERRFGK; the protein is encoded by the coding sequence ATGCAAGGTGCATTGCCAATACACATTGGCGTTATACCAGATGGAAACAGGAGGTGGGCTAGGAAGGTTGGACTACCAATAACAGAGGCCTATAGGATTGGGTCAGATAAGGTTGAGGAGTTCTTAGATTGGTCATTAGATTTTGGCATAAAAATCGTTACTGTGTACGTTCTATCTACTGAGAACTTCCTTAGAAGATCCAAGTTGGAGTTGGATTTATTATATAGATTATTAAAGGAAAAATTGATTAAAGTTAGAAAGGATGAGAGAATTCATAGGAATAGGGTCAGGGTTAGGGTCATTGGTAGGACTTGGCTCCTGCCTGAGGATGTTCGTAGAGAGATAGCACTCACTGAGGAGGCTACGGCAAATTATTCCGATCATTACTTAAACCTGGCAGTGGTTTATGGTGGTAGGCAGGAAATAATTGATGCAATTAAGAAGATACTCGTCGATTATAATAGCGGTAAGTTAAACATCAGCGACCTAAACGAGGATACCCTGTTTAGGTATCTTTATATAGGTGATGAGCCATACCCCGAGCCTGACTTAATAATCAGGACTGGTGGGGAGCACAGAATAAGTAATTTCCTACTTTATGAAACCGCCTACTCTGAATTATACATCCTGAATAAGTATTGGCCGGAAATAACTAAGGAGGACCTTAAGCAGGCACTTGATGATTATTCAAGGAGAGAAAGGAGATTCGGCAAATAA
- the agl3 gene encoding UDP-sulfoquinovose synthase, whose amino-acid sequence MRVLILGIDGYLGWALALRLIRRGHEVIGIDNFYTRKAVNEVGSDSALPILSMRDRIRAVEEIFGARIEFIEGDVTNYDLVRRVIERYRPDTIVHFAEQRSAPYSMIDVEHAKYTIINNLTSTLNVIYAIREVRRDIHILKMGTLGEYGYPAFKIPEDAFIDAVIQGVRDRIVVPRWAGSWYHWSKVFDSYMLLYANKLWGLTITDFHQGPVYGTRTTDIISEELFTRFDVDDVWGTVINRFCAEAVVNHPLTIYGSGLQKKGFTSLEDTITALAALIENPPEPGEFRTVHHYREIKTLNEMAELVRKAAKQVLGYEPEIEHLPNPRVEPEEDLLYEPEKKVLPKLGIYRLTRVMEDEIVTILKDLKPYADRIRKIEALFKPRVRWR is encoded by the coding sequence ATGAGGGTATTAATACTCGGTATCGATGGGTATTTAGGCTGGGCCTTGGCATTAAGGCTCATCAGGAGAGGTCATGAGGTTATCGGCATCGATAATTTCTACACTAGAAAGGCCGTAAATGAGGTTGGCTCCGACTCAGCATTACCCATACTCTCAATGCGGGATAGGATTAGGGCAGTTGAGGAGATCTTTGGTGCTAGGATTGAGTTTATCGAGGGCGATGTCACGAATTATGACCTAGTAAGGAGGGTTATTGAGAGGTATAGACCTGACACAATTGTTCACTTCGCTGAACAGAGGTCGGCTCCGTATTCAATGATTGATGTTGAGCATGCTAAGTACACGATAATCAATAACCTAACATCAACACTAAACGTGATATACGCCATTAGGGAGGTTAGGAGGGATATCCACATACTTAAGATGGGCACGCTGGGTGAGTACGGCTACCCAGCATTTAAGATACCGGAGGATGCCTTTATTGATGCCGTTATCCAGGGGGTTAGGGATAGGATTGTCGTGCCCAGGTGGGCTGGTTCCTGGTACCACTGGAGTAAGGTGTTTGATTCATACATGCTCCTATACGCGAATAAACTGTGGGGCTTGACAATAACTGATTTTCACCAGGGACCGGTTTATGGGACTAGGACCACGGACATAATCTCCGAGGAGTTATTCACTAGGTTTGATGTTGATGATGTGTGGGGCACTGTGATAAATAGGTTCTGTGCTGAGGCTGTGGTTAACCATCCATTGACTATATACGGAAGCGGCCTACAGAAGAAGGGGTTCACGTCGCTTGAGGATACAATAACGGCATTAGCAGCGTTGATAGAGAATCCGCCGGAGCCTGGTGAGTTTAGGACGGTACATCACTATAGGGAAATAAAGACTCTAAATGAGATGGCCGAGTTGGTTAGGAAGGCGGCCAAGCAGGTGCTTGGTTATGAACCAGAGATAGAGCATTTACCAAACCCAAGGGTTGAGCCGGAGGAGGACCTGCTCTATGAGCCTGAGAAGAAGGTGCTACCTAAGTTAGGTATTTACAGGCTTACTAGGGTTATGGAGGATGAGATCGTCACAATACTCAAGGACCTTAAGCCATACGCTGACAGGATTAGGAAGATTGAGGCCTTGTTTAAGCCTAGGGTGAGGTGGAGATGA
- a CDS encoding threonine--tRNA ligase, whose product MRLLFIHAEDFSYQVRDKAVENPEPLTPELEKGSARNALVVFMSVEENDTEDPNYVDYVADEILDVLNKVKASQIVLYPYAHLSPNLAKPGKALSVLLAVYNRLREKSPVPVSRAPFGYYKAFDIKCYGHPLSELSKSLSPNMVSAQAVQQQVVSRDYYVILTPSGEEYDATKYPFKPGEDDLKALVEKEVLKRELEGGKEPRYIDYCRKFGFEWEPMSDVGHMRYGPAATLMMELVEDYAWRLANELGIPVFKIRGTNMFRRGERAIDEHARLFNERMYTIEGDKDELIMRYAACFQQFAMIRDWVLSYRDIPIGMLEVADSYRYEQPGETVLCFRLRRFYMPDLHIFTRDLKNAMEVALKLHEVIFREIRKLGRDYVSLYNVTKQFYDEHRDYLIELAKREGKPILVRVMPEQKYYWVLNVEFHIVDELRRPREIATFQFDVGNAQRFGIKYRDENGEVKYPVIIHTAIIGSVERYIYALLDTAAIAESRGEVPRLPTWVSPVQVRVIPISKEHLAFANDIASKLEDRMIRVDIDDRFDETLAKRVRDAETFWVPYIVVVGDREVKTGKLSVRVRGTQKPIDMGVDELISRVEEEIKGYPRRPFTMPKYLSMRPASIIT is encoded by the coding sequence ATGAGATTATTATTCATACATGCAGAGGATTTCTCATACCAGGTTAGGGATAAGGCTGTTGAAAACCCAGAACCACTAACGCCAGAGCTTGAGAAGGGCTCCGCAAGGAATGCGCTCGTGGTATTCATGAGCGTTGAGGAAAACGATACTGAGGACCCTAATTACGTGGATTACGTGGCCGACGAGATACTGGACGTACTTAATAAGGTTAAGGCATCACAAATAGTTCTCTACCCATACGCACACCTAAGTCCCAACCTAGCCAAGCCAGGTAAGGCATTGAGCGTATTGCTAGCGGTTTACAATAGGTTGAGGGAGAAGTCACCTGTCCCTGTGTCAAGGGCGCCCTTTGGTTATTACAAGGCATTTGACATTAAGTGCTATGGACATCCTCTATCGGAATTAAGTAAATCCCTTAGCCCAAACATGGTTAGTGCCCAGGCAGTGCAGCAGCAAGTGGTTAGTAGGGACTACTACGTAATATTAACGCCGAGTGGTGAGGAGTACGATGCAACGAAGTACCCATTTAAGCCAGGCGAGGATGACCTAAAGGCATTGGTTGAGAAGGAGGTCTTGAAGAGGGAGCTTGAGGGTGGCAAGGAACCTAGGTATATTGATTACTGCCGTAAATTTGGCTTTGAATGGGAGCCCATGAGTGACGTGGGCCACATGAGGTATGGACCGGCAGCCACACTGATGATGGAGCTCGTTGAGGATTATGCATGGAGGTTAGCCAATGAGCTTGGCATACCAGTGTTTAAGATCAGGGGTACTAACATGTTTAGGCGTGGTGAGAGGGCTATTGATGAGCATGCCAGGTTATTCAATGAGAGAATGTACACGATCGAGGGTGATAAGGACGAATTAATAATGAGATATGCCGCCTGCTTCCAGCAATTTGCAATGATTAGGGATTGGGTGCTGAGTTATAGGGACATACCAATTGGAATGCTTGAGGTGGCTGATAGTTATAGGTATGAGCAACCCGGCGAGACAGTGCTATGCTTTAGGCTCAGGAGGTTCTATATGCCAGACCTCCACATATTCACGAGAGACCTTAAGAACGCCATGGAGGTCGCCCTAAAACTACACGAGGTGATATTCAGGGAAATTAGGAAGTTGGGTAGGGATTACGTGAGTCTGTATAACGTCACTAAGCAGTTCTACGATGAGCACAGGGACTACTTAATCGAGTTGGCTAAGCGTGAGGGTAAGCCAATTCTCGTTAGGGTAATGCCGGAGCAGAAGTACTACTGGGTTCTTAATGTGGAGTTTCACATAGTTGATGAGTTGAGAAGGCCGAGGGAGATAGCCACGTTCCAGTTCGATGTTGGTAATGCCCAGAGGTTCGGCATTAAGTATAGGGATGAGAATGGTGAGGTTAAGTACCCAGTAATTATACATACAGCAATAATAGGTAGCGTTGAGAGGTACATATACGCACTTCTCGACACAGCAGCAATTGCGGAGTCCAGAGGTGAGGTTCCGAGATTACCAACATGGGTCTCGCCAGTACAGGTTAGGGTGATACCAATTAGTAAGGAGCACCTGGCCTTCGCGAATGACATTGCCTCGAAACTCGAGGATAGGATGATTAGGGTTGACATTGATGATAGGTTTGACGAGACGTTGGCTAAAAGGGTTAGGGACGCGGAGACCTTCTGGGTTCCCTACATCGTGGTGGTTGGTGATAGGGAGGTTAAGACCGGCAAGTTAAGCGTTAGGGTCAGGGGTACTCAAAAGCCCATTGATATGGGCGTTGATGAGCTTATTAGTAGGGTTGAGGAGGAGATTAAGGGTTACCCGAGGAGGCCGTTCACAATGCCCAAGTACCTAAGCATGAGACCTGCAAGCATAATAACTTAA